The following coding sequences lie in one Pseudoxanthomonas sp. SE1 genomic window:
- a CDS encoding TIGR00730 family Rossman fold protein produces the protein MRSLCVYCGSNAGNKPAYTERAIALGDRIAKEGMQLVYGGGNVGLMGIVADAVLAAGGEVVGVIPEQLVGWEVAHKGVTRLEVVANMHERKKRMFDLSDGFVALPGGFGTLDEMFEMLTWRQLGIGDKPCAFLDVEGFYTPLMGMIDRMVEERFLHPEQRNDLWHGDDIDAMVAWMRAYTPAQADKWMDEKRRKSLR, from the coding sequence ATGCGTTCCCTCTGCGTCTACTGCGGCTCCAACGCGGGCAACAAGCCCGCCTACACCGAACGCGCCATCGCCCTGGGCGACCGCATCGCGAAGGAAGGCATGCAACTCGTCTACGGCGGCGGCAACGTCGGTCTGATGGGCATCGTGGCCGATGCCGTGCTCGCTGCAGGCGGCGAAGTGGTCGGGGTGATTCCCGAGCAGTTGGTGGGCTGGGAAGTCGCGCACAAGGGCGTGACCCGGCTGGAAGTGGTCGCCAACATGCATGAACGCAAGAAGCGCATGTTCGATCTCTCGGACGGTTTCGTCGCCCTCCCCGGCGGCTTCGGCACGCTGGACGAGATGTTCGAGATGCTGACGTGGCGCCAGCTCGGCATCGGCGACAAGCCCTGCGCGTTCCTCGACGTGGAAGGCTTCTACACGCCGCTGATGGGCATGATCGATCGCATGGTGGAAGAGCGCTTCCTGCACCCTGAGCAGCGCAACGACCTCTGGCACGGCGACGATATCGATGCGATGGTCGCGTGGATGCGCGCCTACACCCCGGCACAGGCGGACAAGTGGATGGATGAGAAGCGGCGGAAATCGTTGCGCTGA
- the lpdA gene encoding dihydrolipoyl dehydrogenase, producing the protein MAEQFDVVVIGAGPAGYHAAIRAAQLGMKVACIDAALGKDGKPALGGTCLRVGCVPSKALLDSSRQFWNMGHLFGDHGISFKDAKIDVEAMVGRKDKIVKQFTGGIAMLFKANKITPYYGFGQLQPGNVVKVKQHDGSEVELKGTNVIIAAGSDSIELPFAKFDNKYIVDNVGALDFTEVPKRLAVIGAGVIGLELGSVWKRLGAEVVILEALPDFLAAADAEVARTAAKEFKKQGLDIRLGAKVSKTEVTGKGKKKEVVVTYADAEGEKTLTVDKLLVAVGRKAASKGLLADGTGVKLNERGQIEVDDHCHTGVDGVWAVGDCVRGPMLAHKGFEEGIAVAELIAGLPGHVNLDTVPWVIYTEPEIAWVGKTEKQLKDEGIPYKAGSFPFAAIARAVAMGEPAGFVKVLAHAETDRILGLHLVGVGVSELVHEGVITMEFNGSADDLARICHAHPTLSEAIHDAAMAVDKRAIHKAN; encoded by the coding sequence ATGGCTGAACAATTCGACGTCGTCGTCATCGGTGCCGGTCCGGCCGGCTACCACGCCGCCATCCGCGCCGCGCAGCTGGGCATGAAGGTCGCGTGCATCGACGCCGCGCTGGGCAAGGACGGCAAGCCGGCGCTGGGCGGTACCTGCCTGCGCGTGGGCTGCGTGCCTTCCAAGGCGCTGCTGGATTCGTCGCGCCAGTTCTGGAACATGGGCCACCTGTTCGGCGACCACGGCATCAGCTTCAAGGACGCGAAGATCGACGTCGAAGCGATGGTCGGCCGCAAGGACAAGATCGTGAAGCAGTTCACCGGCGGCATCGCGATGCTGTTCAAGGCGAACAAGATCACCCCGTACTACGGCTTCGGCCAGCTGCAGCCCGGCAACGTGGTCAAGGTCAAGCAGCACGACGGCAGCGAAGTCGAGCTGAAGGGCACCAATGTCATCATCGCCGCCGGTTCGGATTCCATCGAATTGCCGTTCGCCAAGTTCGACAACAAGTACATCGTCGACAACGTCGGCGCGCTGGACTTCACCGAAGTGCCGAAGCGCCTGGCGGTGATCGGCGCGGGCGTCATCGGCCTGGAGCTGGGCAGCGTGTGGAAGCGCCTGGGCGCCGAGGTCGTGATCCTTGAAGCCCTGCCCGACTTCCTGGCCGCCGCCGACGCGGAAGTGGCCAGGACCGCCGCCAAGGAATTCAAGAAGCAGGGCCTGGACATCCGCCTGGGTGCCAAGGTCAGCAAGACCGAAGTCACCGGCAAGGGCAAGAAGAAGGAAGTCGTGGTCACCTACGCCGATGCCGAAGGCGAGAAGACCCTGACGGTCGACAAGCTGCTGGTCGCGGTGGGCCGCAAGGCGGCCAGCAAGGGCCTGCTGGCCGACGGTACCGGCGTGAAGCTCAACGAGCGCGGCCAGATCGAAGTGGACGACCACTGCCACACCGGTGTGGATGGCGTGTGGGCCGTCGGCGACTGCGTGCGCGGCCCGATGCTCGCGCACAAGGGCTTCGAGGAAGGCATCGCGGTGGCCGAACTGATCGCCGGCCTGCCGGGCCACGTCAACCTCGACACCGTGCCGTGGGTCATCTACACCGAGCCGGAAATCGCCTGGGTCGGCAAGACCGAGAAGCAGCTCAAGGACGAAGGCATCCCGTACAAGGCGGGCAGCTTCCCGTTCGCGGCGATCGCACGCGCCGTTGCCATGGGCGAGCCCGCGGGCTTCGTGAAGGTGCTCGCGCATGCCGAGACCGACCGCATCCTCGGCCTGCACCTGGTCGGCGTGGGCGTATCGGAGCTGGTGCACGAAGGCGTCATCACGATGGAGTTCAACGGCTCCGCCGACGACCTGGCCCGCATCTGCCACGCACACCCCACCCTGTCCGAAGCGATCCACGATGCGGCCATGGCGGTGGACAAGCGCGCGATCCACAAGGCCAACTGA
- the sucB gene encoding dihydrolipoyllysine-residue succinyltransferase codes for MATEVKVPVLPESVSDATIAAWHKKVGDAVKRDENLMDLETDKVVLEVPSPVDGVLKEIKFKEGDTVTSQQLLAIIEEGAVAAAAPAAEEKKPAAGAQEVQPKAEAAKTDAAAPSSTKPAPAAASTDGLPPGARFTAVSQGIDPANVEGTGRKGAVTKEDLINYASGKNAGVSGGARPEERVPMTRIRTRIAERLMQSKNSIAMLTSFNEVNLAKVMEMRKELQDDFVKANGIKLGFMSFFAKAAANALQRHPVVNASVDGNDIIYHGYADISIAVSTEKGLVTPVLRNVERMGFGDIEKGIAEYAKKARDGKLGLEDLQGGTFTITNGGTFGSLMSTPIVNPPQSAILGMHAIKDRAIVENGQVVAAPMMYIALSYDHRIIDGKDAVLFLVDIKNQLENPHRMLLGM; via the coding sequence ATGGCCACTGAAGTCAAAGTTCCGGTTCTGCCCGAGTCCGTTTCCGATGCCACCATCGCCGCCTGGCACAAGAAGGTGGGCGACGCGGTCAAGCGCGACGAGAACCTGATGGACCTGGAAACCGACAAGGTCGTGCTGGAAGTGCCCTCGCCCGTCGATGGCGTGCTGAAGGAGATCAAGTTCAAGGAAGGCGACACGGTGACCAGCCAGCAGTTGCTGGCGATCATCGAGGAAGGCGCCGTGGCCGCCGCCGCGCCCGCCGCCGAGGAGAAGAAGCCCGCCGCCGGCGCGCAGGAAGTGCAGCCGAAGGCAGAGGCCGCCAAGACCGATGCGGCCGCGCCGTCCAGCACCAAGCCAGCCCCGGCTGCCGCCAGCACCGACGGCCTGCCGCCGGGCGCCCGCTTCACCGCCGTCAGCCAGGGCATCGACCCGGCCAACGTCGAAGGCACCGGCCGCAAGGGCGCCGTGACCAAGGAAGACCTGATCAACTACGCCAGCGGCAAGAACGCCGGCGTCAGCGGCGGCGCGCGTCCGGAAGAGCGCGTGCCGATGACCCGCATCCGCACGCGCATCGCCGAGCGCCTGATGCAGTCCAAGAACTCCATCGCCATGCTGACCTCGTTCAACGAGGTCAACCTGGCCAAGGTCATGGAGATGCGCAAGGAGCTGCAGGACGACTTCGTGAAGGCCAACGGCATCAAGCTCGGTTTCATGAGCTTCTTCGCCAAGGCCGCCGCCAACGCGCTGCAGCGCCACCCGGTCGTCAACGCTTCGGTCGATGGCAATGACATCATCTACCACGGCTACGCCGACATCTCCATCGCGGTCTCCACCGAAAAGGGCCTGGTGACGCCGGTGCTACGCAATGTCGAGCGCATGGGCTTCGGCGACATCGAAAAAGGCATCGCCGAATACGCCAAGAAGGCGCGCGACGGCAAGCTGGGCCTGGAAGACCTGCAGGGCGGCACGTTCACCATCACCAACGGCGGCACCTTCGGCTCGCTGATGTCCACGCCGATCGTCAACCCGCCGCAGAGCGCCATCCTCGGCATGCACGCCATCAAGGACCGCGCCATCGTCGAGAACGGCCAGGTCGTCGCCGCGCCGATGATGTACATCGCGCTGTCCTACGACCACCGCATCATCGACGGCAAGGACGCGGTGCTGTTCCTGGTGGACATCAAGAACCAGCTGGAAAACCCGCACCGCATGCTGCTGGGCATGTGA